From a region of the Streptacidiphilus albus JL83 genome:
- a CDS encoding serine/threonine-protein kinase produces MGTEEGSAVESVQGGTPPTGAVVGAPDRMLAGRYRLGARLGRGGMGTVWRATDEMLDREVAVKELSVGHLAEEDLQIVHSRMKQEARAAARIKHPGVIVIHDVLQQDGKPWIVMELIDGRSLAELVEQDGTLNPREAADIGAQVLAALHRGHQAGVIHRDVKPANVLLEHGTGRVVLTDFGIATYEGDSALTRTGDLVGSPDYLAPERVHGSRPGPASDLWALGATLFAVVEGESPFRRDSPLTTLTAVVTDPLPEPRNAGALTPVLQAMMVKEPSERPGAPEVIRMLRGIADGDTVSIQQRPNPLRSPTAMVPLVDRREHTPTPPIQVEPTRPTQPMAPPQPEAAEALLPETGRPTPATAATTVGKAAAEAGQSRDRDRSRRRRRRIWPWLVLAGLLAGLAGGGLTYDFQVLRHRSSASTADPAGTGQPRVSAKPSVSASGGTSSASPVPVVQPGYTLVHDPYGFSFPLPVSTPPFERQPNTSPFKIDYLADNGTETYLIRFSVIQGQPMTPMEHIADMRSTNADPSLQVNQQPQADVFDGYSGATWGWTYEKPLPGGGLQLHQAREQLFRDNKGTEYAIMIDYPQSEWNNAYTRYVAILNGFTTS; encoded by the coding sequence GTGGGCACGGAAGAAGGTTCCGCCGTGGAGTCGGTCCAGGGCGGCACGCCGCCGACGGGGGCAGTGGTCGGTGCGCCGGACCGGATGCTGGCCGGGCGCTACCGGCTGGGCGCGCGGCTCGGCCGCGGCGGCATGGGCACGGTCTGGCGGGCCACCGACGAGATGCTCGACCGCGAGGTCGCGGTCAAGGAGCTCTCGGTCGGCCATCTCGCCGAGGAGGACCTGCAGATCGTCCACTCCCGGATGAAGCAGGAGGCCCGCGCGGCCGCGCGGATCAAGCACCCCGGCGTGATCGTCATCCACGACGTCCTGCAGCAGGACGGCAAGCCGTGGATCGTGATGGAGCTGATCGACGGCCGCTCGCTGGCCGAACTGGTGGAGCAGGACGGCACGCTGAACCCGCGTGAGGCCGCCGACATCGGCGCGCAGGTGCTGGCCGCGCTGCACCGGGGCCACCAGGCGGGGGTGATCCACCGCGATGTGAAGCCCGCCAACGTGCTGCTGGAGCACGGCACCGGACGGGTGGTGCTCACCGACTTCGGCATCGCCACCTACGAGGGCGACTCGGCGCTGACCCGGACCGGCGACCTGGTCGGCTCGCCGGACTACCTCGCGCCGGAGCGGGTCCACGGTTCGCGTCCCGGACCGGCCTCGGACCTGTGGGCCCTGGGGGCGACGCTGTTCGCGGTGGTCGAGGGCGAGTCGCCGTTCCGCCGCGACTCGCCGCTGACCACGCTCACCGCCGTGGTCACCGACCCGCTGCCGGAGCCGAGGAACGCCGGGGCGCTGACGCCGGTGCTGCAGGCCATGATGGTCAAGGAGCCGAGCGAGCGGCCCGGCGCGCCCGAGGTCATCCGGATGCTGCGCGGCATCGCGGACGGCGACACCGTCAGCATCCAGCAGCGGCCCAACCCGCTGCGGAGCCCCACCGCCATGGTGCCGCTGGTGGACCGGCGCGAGCACACGCCGACCCCGCCGATCCAGGTCGAGCCGACCCGGCCCACCCAGCCGATGGCGCCGCCGCAGCCGGAGGCCGCCGAGGCGCTGCTCCCCGAGACCGGGCGGCCGACCCCGGCCACAGCTGCCACCACGGTCGGCAAGGCTGCTGCCGAGGCCGGGCAGTCCCGGGACCGAGACCGGTCCCGGCGCCGCCGTCGGCGGATCTGGCCCTGGCTGGTGCTGGCCGGGCTGCTGGCCGGGCTGGCGGGCGGTGGCCTGACCTACGACTTCCAGGTGCTGCGGCACCGGAGTTCGGCATCGACTGCGGACCCTGCGGGGACCGGGCAGCCCCGGGTGTCCGCAAAGCCCTCCGTGTCCGCCTCCGGCGGGACGAGTTCGGCATCACCGGTGCCGGTGGTGCAGCCCGGCTACACCCTGGTCCACGACCCCTACGGCTTCTCGTTCCCGCTGCCGGTCAGCACGCCGCCGTTCGAGCGCCAGCCGAACACCAGTCCGTTCAAGATCGACTACTTGGCGGACAACGGAACCGAGACGTACCTGATCCGCTTCTCGGTGATCCAGGGGCAGCCGATGACGCCCATGGAGCACATAGCGGACATGCGCAGCACCAACGCCGACCCCAGCCTCCAGGTGAACCAACAGCCGCAGGCGGACGTCTTCGACGGCTACTCCGGCGCGACCTGGGGCTGGACCTACGAGAAGCCCCTCCCCGGCGGAGGCCTCCAGTTGCACCAGGCGAGGGAGCAGCTCTTCCGCGACAACAAGGGCACCGAGTACGCCATCATGATCGACTACCCGCAGTCGGAATGGAACAACGCCTACACCCGCTACGTGGCCATCCTCAACGGATTCACGACCTCCTGA
- a CDS encoding dihydrolipoyl dehydrogenase family protein, which produces MVVSAIPTPDVVVIGLGPGGEEVAGRLADAGLDVVGVDDRLVGGECPYWGCIPSKIMVRAGDLVAEAHRVPGRAGICRVQPDWRPVARTIRAATDDWNDKLAVDRLTSRGGRFLRGTGRLTGPREVTVLHREGETETETVLRPRRGVVLAVGSRPSAPPVPGLLGTPFWTNRELVEAAELPESLLVLGGGAIGLELGQAWQRMGCAVTVLEAQPRLLPMEEPETSELLTQVLTTEGLSIHTGAEAASVTHHDGRFTVTCRRGERFAAERLLVATGRRVDLDRVGAGVLGVPPGARSLPVDERMRVPGAPGVWAVGDATGKGAFTHVAMYQADIAVRTVLGQGGLSAEYHAVPRVTFTDPEVGAVGLTEAQARTLGAAVRVGRADLADTARALVHGPGSAGFVKLVAADGVLVGATSAGPTGGEVLGLLTLAVRSRTPLAELRSTIWAYPTFHRAVGAALASLD; this is translated from the coding sequence ATGGTCGTTTCCGCAATTCCCACTCCGGATGTCGTGGTGATCGGGCTGGGGCCGGGCGGCGAAGAGGTTGCCGGACGGCTCGCGGACGCCGGGCTCGACGTGGTCGGCGTCGACGACCGGCTGGTCGGCGGCGAGTGCCCGTACTGGGGCTGCATCCCTTCGAAGATCATGGTCAGGGCCGGCGACCTGGTCGCCGAGGCGCACCGGGTGCCGGGTCGGGCGGGGATCTGCCGGGTGCAGCCCGACTGGCGTCCGGTCGCCCGGACCATCAGGGCCGCCACCGACGACTGGAACGACAAGCTCGCCGTGGACCGGCTGACCTCGCGCGGCGGGCGTTTCCTGCGCGGCACCGGACGGTTGACCGGGCCGCGCGAGGTGACCGTGCTGCACCGCGAGGGCGAGACCGAGACCGAGACGGTGCTGCGCCCGCGCCGGGGCGTGGTGCTGGCGGTGGGCTCCCGGCCGTCCGCGCCGCCCGTTCCCGGCCTGCTGGGGACCCCGTTCTGGACCAACCGCGAGCTGGTGGAGGCCGCCGAGCTGCCGGAGTCGCTGCTGGTGCTGGGCGGCGGTGCGATCGGACTGGAACTGGGACAGGCCTGGCAGCGGATGGGCTGCGCGGTGACCGTGCTGGAGGCGCAGCCGCGGCTGCTGCCGATGGAGGAGCCGGAGACCTCGGAGCTGCTGACGCAGGTGCTCACCACCGAGGGTCTTTCGATCCACACCGGGGCGGAGGCCGCCTCGGTCACCCACCACGACGGACGGTTCACCGTCACCTGCCGCCGGGGCGAGCGCTTCGCCGCCGAGCGGCTGCTGGTCGCCACCGGACGCCGGGTCGACCTGGACCGGGTGGGCGCGGGCGTGCTCGGGGTGCCACCGGGGGCCCGCTCGCTGCCGGTGGACGAGCGGATGCGGGTGCCCGGAGCGCCGGGGGTGTGGGCGGTCGGCGACGCCACCGGCAAGGGCGCGTTCACCCATGTCGCCATGTACCAGGCGGACATCGCGGTGCGGACGGTCCTCGGGCAGGGCGGTCTGTCGGCCGAGTACCACGCGGTGCCGCGGGTGACCTTCACCGATCCGGAGGTCGGCGCCGTCGGGCTGACCGAGGCGCAGGCCCGGACCCTGGGGGCGGCGGTCCGGGTCGGTCGGGCCGATCTCGCCGACACCGCCCGGGCCCTGGTCCACGGCCCCGGCAGCGCGGGCTTCGTCAAGCTGGTCGCGGCCGACGGCGTACTGGTGGGCGCGACCTCGGCGGGCCCGACCGGCGGCGAGGTGCTGGGCCTGCTGACCCTCGCGGTCCGGAGCCGGACGCCGCTGGCCGAGCTGCGGTCGACGATCTGGGCCTACCCGACCTTCCACCGCGCGGTCGGCGCGGCGCTGGCCTCGCTCGACTGA
- a CDS encoding UDP-glucose dehydrogenase family protein translates to MPTQSRPLRITVIGTGYLGATHAACMAELGHEVLGVDVDPEKVAELQAGRVPFYEPGLEELLAKHVATGRLRFTTSYQEAAEFGDIHFSCVGTPQKKGESGADLRYVDAVIDSLAPHLTRPALVVGKSTVPVGTAARLAERLAELAPVGADAQLAWNPEFLREGFAIEDTLGPDRLVFGLSGQEPGAEQRLRAVYARLLEAGVPLVVTDFPTAELVKTAANAFLATKISFINAMAEVCEASGADVSLLSTSLSYDSRIGGRFLNAGLGFGGGCLPKDIRAFMARAGELGVDQALTFLREVDSINMRRRDRVVELTREHCDGSLLGRRVAVWGAAFKPDSDDIRDSPALNVAARLQLLGAEVTVYDPKAMDNARKMYPTLAYADSPVGAAHRADVILHLTEWQEFRAIDPVALLPTVARPRIIDGRNILDRERWREAGWTYRALGRP, encoded by the coding sequence GTGCCTACTCAGTCCCGCCCGCTCCGGATCACGGTGATCGGCACCGGCTACCTCGGCGCCACCCATGCCGCGTGCATGGCAGAGCTCGGCCACGAGGTACTCGGTGTCGACGTCGATCCGGAGAAGGTCGCCGAACTCCAGGCCGGCCGGGTCCCGTTCTACGAGCCCGGCCTGGAGGAGCTGCTGGCGAAGCACGTGGCCACCGGCCGGCTCCGGTTCACCACCTCCTACCAGGAGGCGGCCGAGTTCGGTGACATCCACTTCTCCTGCGTGGGCACCCCGCAGAAGAAGGGCGAGTCCGGGGCCGACCTCCGCTATGTGGACGCGGTCATCGACTCGCTGGCGCCGCACCTCACCCGACCGGCCCTGGTCGTCGGCAAGTCGACCGTCCCGGTGGGCACCGCGGCCCGGCTCGCCGAGCGGCTGGCCGAGCTGGCGCCGGTCGGCGCCGACGCCCAACTGGCCTGGAACCCCGAGTTCCTGCGGGAGGGCTTCGCCATCGAGGACACCCTCGGTCCGGACCGGCTGGTGTTCGGCCTCTCCGGTCAGGAGCCCGGGGCGGAGCAGCGGCTGCGCGCGGTCTACGCCCGGCTGCTGGAGGCGGGCGTCCCGCTGGTGGTCACCGACTTCCCCACCGCCGAGCTGGTCAAGACCGCTGCCAACGCCTTCCTGGCCACCAAGATCTCGTTCATCAACGCCATGGCCGAGGTCTGCGAGGCCTCCGGGGCCGACGTCTCGCTGCTGTCGACCTCGCTCTCCTACGACAGCCGGATCGGCGGACGCTTCCTCAACGCCGGGCTGGGTTTCGGCGGCGGCTGCCTGCCCAAGGACATCCGTGCCTTCATGGCCCGGGCCGGCGAGCTCGGCGTGGACCAGGCGCTGACCTTCCTCAGGGAGGTCGACTCCATCAACATGCGCCGCCGCGACCGGGTCGTCGAACTCACCCGCGAGCACTGCGACGGATCGCTGCTGGGCCGCCGGGTCGCGGTCTGGGGCGCGGCCTTCAAGCCCGACTCCGACGACATCCGCGACTCCCCGGCGCTGAACGTCGCCGCCCGGCTGCAGCTGCTCGGCGCCGAGGTGACCGTCTACGACCCCAAGGCCATGGACAACGCCCGCAAGATGTACCCGACCCTGGCCTACGCCGACAGCCCGGTCGGGGCGGCGCACCGGGCCGACGTCATCCTGCACCTGACGGAGTGGCAGGAGTTCCGCGCCATCGACCCGGTCGCCCTGCTGCCGACCGTGGCCCGGCCCCGGATCATCGACGGACGCAACATCCTGGACCGCGAGCGCTGGCGGGAGGCCGGCTGGACCTACCGCGCCCTCGGCCGTCCCTGA
- a CDS encoding succinic semialdehyde dehydrogenase yields the protein MADTRTSTGADTRNPVAEAGSRTVADVVTPALVARLAAGVTAGTTGAPPTLGTSRNPFTGEVLAELPESTPEDVAAAFDRARAAQRGWAQRSVREREAVLLRFHDLVLAEQAELLDLLQAETGKARVHAFEEVSVAAVVSRHYGRRSAAYLRPRRRSGVYPVLTQVTEVRQPKGVVGQITPWNYPLALLVDDAIPAFAAGNAVVTKPDTQTALAPLRARELMIEAGLPAEAWQIVIGDGPVVGPEVVAHADYVSFTGSTRTGRDVAQRAAARLVASSMELGGKNAMIVLADADLDRAAEGAVRACFASAGQLCVSIERLFVAREVADAFLEKFTARTRALRLGNSLGWGADMGSLVSERQLENVVRHVDEAVQNGARVLAGGRPRPDVGPLFYEPTVLDGVDAASAVCAEETFGPVVSVYRFDTEDEAVARANDTRYGLNASVWSSSQAHGRRIAARLQAGTVNVNEAYAATYGSAAAPMGGMGDSGVGRRHGSEGILRYTEVQTIAVQRLVPVAPAFGLDDERFAKVLTRALGAMKALRLR from the coding sequence ATGGCAGACACGCGTACCAGCACCGGCGCCGACACCCGTAATCCCGTCGCGGAGGCAGGCTCCCGCACCGTCGCCGACGTGGTGACGCCTGCCCTCGTCGCCCGGCTGGCCGCCGGGGTCACCGCGGGCACCACCGGTGCGCCGCCGACCCTGGGCACCAGTCGCAACCCCTTCACCGGCGAGGTGCTGGCAGAGCTCCCCGAGTCCACCCCCGAGGACGTCGCCGCCGCCTTCGACCGGGCCCGCGCCGCCCAGCGCGGCTGGGCGCAGCGCTCCGTGCGCGAGCGCGAGGCGGTGCTGCTGCGCTTCCACGACCTGGTCCTGGCCGAACAGGCCGAACTGCTCGACCTGCTCCAGGCGGAGACCGGCAAGGCCCGCGTCCACGCCTTCGAGGAGGTCAGCGTCGCCGCCGTGGTCTCCCGCCACTACGGGCGCCGCTCGGCCGCCTACCTCAGGCCGCGCCGCCGCAGCGGGGTCTACCCGGTGCTGACCCAGGTCACCGAGGTGCGCCAGCCGAAGGGCGTGGTCGGCCAGATCACGCCCTGGAACTACCCGTTGGCGCTGCTCGTCGACGACGCCATCCCGGCCTTCGCGGCCGGCAACGCGGTCGTCACCAAGCCGGACACGCAGACCGCGCTCGCCCCGCTGCGCGCCCGCGAGCTGATGATCGAGGCCGGACTGCCCGCCGAGGCCTGGCAGATCGTGATCGGCGACGGTCCGGTGGTCGGCCCCGAGGTGGTCGCCCACGCCGACTACGTCTCGTTCACCGGCTCCACCCGCACCGGCCGGGACGTCGCCCAGCGCGCCGCCGCGCGGCTGGTCGCCTCCTCGATGGAGCTCGGCGGCAAGAACGCGATGATCGTGCTGGCCGATGCCGACCTGGACCGGGCGGCCGAGGGCGCGGTCCGCGCCTGCTTCGCCTCCGCCGGCCAGCTCTGCGTCTCCATCGAGCGGCTGTTCGTCGCCCGCGAGGTCGCCGACGCCTTCCTGGAGAAGTTCACCGCCCGGACCCGGGCGCTGCGGCTCGGCAACTCGCTCGGCTGGGGTGCGGACATGGGCTCGCTGGTCTCCGAGCGGCAGTTGGAGAACGTCGTCCGGCACGTCGACGAGGCGGTGCAGAACGGCGCCCGGGTACTGGCCGGCGGCCGGCCCCGGCCCGACGTCGGCCCGCTGTTCTACGAGCCGACCGTCCTGGACGGGGTGGACGCCGCCAGCGCGGTCTGCGCCGAGGAGACCTTCGGGCCGGTGGTCTCGGTCTACCGGTTCGACACCGAGGACGAGGCCGTGGCGCGGGCCAACGACACCCGCTACGGCCTCAACGCCAGTGTCTGGAGCAGCAGTCAGGCGCACGGCCGGCGGATCGCGGCCCGGCTGCAGGCCGGCACCGTCAACGTCAACGAGGCCTATGCCGCGACCTACGGCAGCGCGGCGGCGCCGATGGGCGGGATGGGCGACTCCGGGGTGGGCCGACGGCACGGCTCCGAGGGCATCCTCAGGTACACCGAGGTGCAGACGATCGCGGTGCAGCGGCTGGTCCCGGTGGCCCCGGCCTTCGGCCTGGACGACGAGCGCTTCGCCAAAGTGCTGACCCGCGCCCTGGGCGCGATGAAGGCGCTGCGGCTCCGGTAG